Proteins encoded by one window of Candidatus Obscuribacter sp.:
- a CDS encoding AAA family ATPase — protein MAITDFKIGGYRSIRDVWLKLHPINVIVGPNGSGKSNMYRAMYLVSCAATGRLAAALAEEGGLASALWAGKWSKGDKYPHFVSLSVRTKSYEYNLVCGMAGKEVLGEFFKRDPEIKREQIFKLGEGKKSKILSRGRGSVTARDAHGKEVVYTARVSDNESVLAGLRDPVNFPELYAVREEILGWRFYHHFRTDMHSPLRLPQVGVMTSYLSHDAHDLAATLATIIEFGDAEMFFGALDEAFPGARLEIVQTPAGLRIKFTQEGINRPLDGTELSDGTLQYLCLLASLLSLSAPPVIVLNEPETSLHPNLIKPLAQLIVRCSADSQIWLTTHSRELADGIMDLSGYEPFELHKVDGETRLVGTGLGGYRESDEEEADL, from the coding sequence GTGGCAATCACTGATTTTAAAATCGGCGGCTACAGATCCATCCGTGATGTCTGGCTCAAGCTGCACCCGATAAATGTCATCGTCGGTCCCAACGGCTCCGGCAAAAGTAATATGTACCGAGCTATGTATCTGGTCTCTTGCGCTGCCACTGGGCGACTGGCCGCTGCACTAGCTGAGGAGGGTGGCCTCGCCTCCGCTCTCTGGGCTGGTAAGTGGAGTAAAGGTGATAAGTATCCGCACTTTGTGTCATTGTCTGTGCGCACAAAGAGCTATGAATACAACTTGGTTTGTGGCATGGCAGGCAAAGAGGTTTTAGGGGAGTTTTTTAAGAGGGATCCGGAGATAAAGCGGGAGCAGATATTTAAGCTCGGCGAAGGAAAAAAGAGTAAGATACTAAGCAGGGGGAGAGGTTCGGTCACCGCCCGTGATGCTCATGGTAAAGAAGTAGTGTATACAGCTCGAGTCTCAGACAACGAGTCTGTGCTGGCTGGACTGCGAGATCCAGTTAATTTTCCCGAATTGTATGCTGTGCGCGAAGAAATACTGGGTTGGCGTTTTTATCATCACTTTCGCACTGATATGCATTCCCCCTTAAGGCTGCCGCAAGTGGGTGTGATGACGTCGTATCTCAGTCATGATGCTCACGACCTGGCGGCGACACTGGCAACAATCATCGAGTTTGGCGATGCTGAGATGTTCTTTGGTGCATTAGACGAAGCCTTTCCTGGGGCACGTCTCGAAATCGTACAGACTCCGGCTGGTTTGCGTATAAAATTTACCCAAGAAGGTATCAATCGTCCGCTGGATGGTACGGAGCTATCTGACGGCACTTTGCAGTATCTGTGTCTACTCGCCTCTCTGCTAAGTCTGTCTGCACCGCCGGTGATCGTTTTGAATGAACCCGAGACAAGTTTGCATCCAAACTTGATTAAGCCTCTGGCTCAGCTAATTGTGCGCTGCTCTGCTGATAGTCAAATATGGTTGACCACACACTCCCGTGAGCTGGCTGACGGAATCATGGACTTGAGTGGTTATGAGCCATTTGAGCTGCACAAAGTCGATGGCGAGACGCGGCTTGTTGGCACCGGACTTGGTGGCTACCGCGAGAGTGATGAGGAAGAGGCGGATTTATAG
- a CDS encoding AAA family ATPase yields the protein MRISRLQVSGYRSIRHIDLDLKPVNVIAGANGTGKSNLYKALYLVWCAANGQLATVISQEGGMSSALWAGTRSKIDDPRFKIAITLDDLSYSIACGRVPYSDRHFKNPDFDCSDSTGRPWFANDPDIKLEDVSTDYRGKKIALMKRKRGSISARNMDGRSVEYPLAVSSCESVLSGLREPHLFPDLSVLRQEILTWRFYHHFRTDLSSPLRREQIPVYTPILSHDGSDLASALATIIAVDGPGPLSRSLDRAFPGANLSINMEPESVSMGLTMPGFYRQFSGRELSDGTLQYLCLLAALLTPRPPNLMVLNEPETSIHPDLYTPLAELIVEASKRSQLIVTTHARELASKIETLSNTKMIELSKIEGETRVVGAKLVEDYDDEEDEE from the coding sequence ATGCGCATCAGTCGATTGCAAGTGAGCGGGTACCGCTCGATACGTCATATCGATCTCGATTTAAAACCAGTCAATGTCATTGCCGGAGCCAATGGCACTGGTAAGAGTAATCTATACAAAGCGCTCTATCTGGTCTGGTGTGCGGCAAATGGTCAGCTGGCGACAGTCATCTCGCAGGAGGGCGGCATGTCATCCGCTCTCTGGGCGGGCACTCGCAGCAAAATTGACGACCCCAGATTTAAAATCGCAATCACACTGGATGATCTCTCATACAGTATCGCTTGTGGGCGGGTGCCATATAGCGATAGGCATTTTAAAAATCCTGACTTTGATTGTAGTGATAGCACTGGCAGACCATGGTTTGCAAATGATCCTGACATCAAACTAGAAGATGTAAGCACTGATTACCGTGGCAAAAAGATTGCTTTGATGAAGCGCAAAAGGGGCAGTATCTCTGCTCGTAATATGGACGGTCGCTCTGTCGAATACCCGCTGGCCGTCTCATCTTGTGAGTCTGTTTTATCTGGTCTTAGAGAGCCCCATTTGTTTCCTGATTTGTCTGTACTACGTCAAGAAATTTTGACCTGGCGTTTTTATCACCACTTCCGCACTGATTTATCATCTCCTTTGAGGCGCGAGCAAATCCCTGTATATACGCCAATTTTGAGTCACGATGGTAGCGATCTGGCCTCGGCTTTAGCGACCATCATTGCCGTGGATGGTCCTGGACCGCTTTCGAGATCTCTTGATCGCGCCTTCCCTGGAGCAAACCTGTCTATCAATATGGAGCCTGAGAGTGTATCGATGGGACTTACTATGCCTGGCTTTTACAGGCAGTTTAGCGGGCGTGAGTTGTCCGATGGTACATTGCAGTATCTCTGTTTATTGGCTGCTCTGCTAACACCAAGACCTCCCAATCTAATGGTACTAAACGAGCCTGAGACAAGCATCCATCCCGATCTGTACACGCCACTTGCTGAGCTTATCGTAGAGGCGTCCAAGCGCAGTCAGCTCATCGTCACCACTCACGCGCGGGAGCTAGCTAGCAAAATAGAGACCCTCAGCAATACTAAGATGATTGAGCTGTCAAAAATCGAAGGCGAAACCAGAGTCGTGGGAGCCAAGCTGGTAGAAGATTACGATGATGAAGAAGATGAAGAGTGA